One Pectobacterium polaris DNA window includes the following coding sequences:
- the rffG gene encoding dTDP-glucose 4,6-dehydratase — MALKRILITGGAGFIGSALVRHILTETQDSVVVVDKLTYAGNLSSLAPVADSSRFAFEQVDICDRAELDRVFTAYQPALVMHLAAESHVDRSIDGPAAFIETNIVGTYTMLEAARHYWQNLADADKRAFRFHHISTDEVFGDLHGTDDLFTETTPYAPSSPYSASKASSDHLVRAWLRTYGFPTVITNCSNNYGPYHFPEKLIPLVILNAVAGKPLPVYGDGAQIRDWLFVEDHARALYKVVTEGEIGETYNIGGHNERKNIEVVQTICALLEELAPNKPAGVAHYRDLITYVKDRPGHDMRYAIDAGKIERELGWRPEETFETGMRKTVSWYLNNEKWWRSVQDGSYTGERLGLND, encoded by the coding sequence ATGGCGTTGAAACGTATTTTAATTACCGGTGGCGCAGGGTTTATTGGTTCGGCGTTGGTCAGACACATTCTGACGGAAACGCAGGACAGCGTTGTTGTTGTCGATAAACTGACCTATGCGGGCAACCTGTCTTCGCTGGCACCCGTCGCTGATAGCTCACGCTTCGCGTTCGAGCAGGTTGATATCTGCGATCGTGCTGAACTGGACCGTGTCTTTACGGCTTACCAGCCTGCGCTGGTGATGCATTTGGCGGCAGAAAGCCACGTCGATCGCTCTATCGATGGCCCAGCAGCGTTTATCGAAACCAATATTGTCGGCACCTATACGATGCTGGAAGCAGCACGTCACTATTGGCAGAACTTAGCTGATGCGGACAAGCGTGCATTCCGTTTTCACCATATCTCCACCGATGAAGTGTTTGGCGATCTGCACGGGACGGATGATCTGTTTACAGAAACCACGCCTTATGCGCCAAGCAGCCCTTATTCCGCATCGAAAGCCTCCAGCGACCACCTTGTTCGCGCCTGGCTGCGCACCTACGGGTTCCCGACGGTTATCACCAACTGCTCGAACAACTACGGTCCTTACCATTTCCCAGAGAAGCTGATTCCGCTGGTGATCCTGAATGCGGTCGCGGGCAAACCGTTACCGGTTTACGGTGACGGCGCGCAAATCCGTGACTGGCTGTTTGTCGAAGACCACGCTCGCGCACTGTACAAAGTGGTGACGGAAGGCGAAATCGGCGAGACGTACAACATCGGTGGTCACAACGAGCGTAAAAACATTGAAGTGGTGCAGACCATTTGTGCGCTGCTGGAAGAGCTGGCGCCGAATAAGCCTGCTGGTGTAGCGCATTACCGCGATCTCATCACCTACGTGAAAGACCGCCCAGGCCACGACATGCGCTATGCGATCGATGCCGGGAAAATTGAACGTGAGCTGGGCTGGCGTCCAGAAGAAACGTTTGAGACGGGCATGAGAAAAACCGTCAGTTGGTATCTGAATAACGAAAAATGGTGGCGCAGCGTGCAGGATGGTTCTTATACCGGCGAGCGTTTAGGGTTGAACGACTAA
- the wzzE gene encoding ECA polysaccharide chain length modulation protein, translating into MKSENLSTGNALIDNELDIRGLFRLLWRGKVWPIAIGLLFAIVALGYSYLVKQEWSATAITDKPTVNMLGGYYSQQQFLRNLDARSFSTPQPEQPSISADAYDEFIMQLAAYDTRRDFWLQTDYYKQRLEGDGKADAALLDELVNNIQFTPRDSGKKTNDSVKLVAETSADSNTLLRQYVVFASQRAASHLNEEIKGAWAARTIFMKSQIKRQEAVAKAIYDREVRSLELALKIAQQQGISRSQTDTPADEIPASEMFLLGRPMLQARLETLQTSGPHYELDYDQNRAMLATLNVGPTLEGSFQTYRYLRTPEEPVKRDSPRRAFLMVMWGAIGALVGAGVALARRPR; encoded by the coding sequence ATGAAATCAGAGAACTTGTCTACCGGGAATGCGTTGATTGATAACGAATTGGATATACGTGGTTTATTTCGCCTGCTGTGGCGTGGAAAGGTATGGCCGATAGCGATCGGCCTGCTTTTTGCCATTGTGGCATTAGGCTATTCCTATCTTGTTAAACAGGAGTGGAGCGCGACAGCGATTACTGACAAGCCGACGGTCAATATGCTGGGCGGGTATTATTCGCAGCAGCAATTCCTGCGTAATCTCGACGCCCGCTCTTTTTCCACGCCTCAGCCAGAGCAACCGTCTATTTCGGCTGATGCTTATGACGAATTCATCATGCAATTAGCGGCCTATGATACCCGCCGCGATTTCTGGTTACAGACTGACTATTATAAGCAGCGTCTGGAAGGTGATGGAAAAGCTGATGCGGCTCTGCTGGATGAACTGGTTAACAACATTCAGTTTACGCCGCGCGACAGCGGGAAAAAAACCAATGATTCTGTGAAGCTGGTGGCGGAAACCTCTGCGGATTCCAATACGTTGCTTCGTCAGTACGTGGTTTTTGCCAGCCAGCGTGCAGCCAGCCACCTGAATGAAGAGATCAAGGGTGCTTGGGCTGCCAGAACCATTTTCATGAAGTCGCAGATCAAACGTCAGGAAGCGGTAGCAAAAGCGATTTACGATCGCGAAGTCCGCAGCCTTGAACTGGCACTGAAAATCGCACAACAGCAAGGTATTAGCCGTAGCCAGACGGATACGCCAGCAGACGAAATCCCCGCATCAGAAATGTTCCTGCTTGGCAGGCCGATGCTTCAAGCCCGACTGGAAACGTTGCAGACCAGCGGCCCGCACTATGAACTGGATTACGATCAAAATCGCGCGATGTTGGCGACGCTGAACGTCGGCCCAACGCTTGAGGGCAGTTTCCAGACATATCGTTATTTGCGTACGCCGGAAGAACCGGTGAAGCGCGACAGCCCGCGCCGGGCATTCCTGATGGTGATGTGGGGTGCGATTGGTGCGCTCGTTGGGGCGGGTGTTGCCTTGGCTCGTCGTCCGCGCTAA
- the rffA gene encoding dTDP-4-amino-4,6-dideoxygalactose transaminase, which yields MIPFNAPPIVGTELDYMQAAMSSGKLCGDGGFTRRCQQWLEHYSGSKKVLLTPSCTASLEMAAILLDVKPGDEVIMPSYTFVSTANAFVLRGAKIVFVDIRPDTMNIDETKIEAAITEKTRIIVPVHYAGVACEMDAIMALAKKYDLYVVEDAAQGVMSSYKGRVLGSIGHIGCFSFHETKNYTSGGEGGATLINDARLVERAEIIREKGTNRSQFFRGQVDKYTWRDIGSSYLMADIQAAYLWGQLEAARPINERRLKLWQNYYAAFKSLADAGRITLPTVPANGIHNAHMFYIKLRDQDDRSAFINYMKEAEIMTVFHYIPLHSCPAGLNFGRFSGEDRYTTQESERLVRLPLFYNLSDVNQRTVINTILSFFS from the coding sequence ATGATTCCATTTAACGCGCCACCGATTGTCGGTACGGAACTGGATTATATGCAGGCTGCCATGAGCAGCGGCAAATTGTGCGGCGATGGTGGCTTTACCCGCCGTTGTCAGCAATGGCTGGAACATTATTCCGGCAGCAAAAAAGTCCTGCTCACGCCTTCCTGCACCGCGTCGCTGGAAATGGCTGCGATATTGCTGGACGTTAAGCCCGGCGATGAAGTGATCATGCCGAGCTATACCTTCGTTTCTACCGCCAACGCCTTTGTGCTGCGCGGTGCGAAGATCGTGTTTGTCGATATCCGCCCGGATACCATGAACATTGACGAAACGAAGATCGAAGCCGCCATTACGGAAAAGACGCGCATTATCGTGCCGGTTCACTACGCGGGCGTGGCCTGCGAGATGGACGCGATTATGGCTCTGGCGAAGAAATACGATTTATATGTCGTGGAAGATGCCGCGCAGGGCGTAATGTCGAGCTACAAAGGCCGCGTTCTGGGCTCTATCGGCCATATTGGCTGCTTCAGTTTTCACGAAACCAAGAACTACACCTCGGGCGGTGAGGGCGGAGCCACGCTGATTAATGACGCAAGGCTGGTGGAGCGTGCGGAAATCATCCGTGAAAAAGGCACCAACCGCAGCCAGTTCTTCCGTGGGCAGGTGGACAAATACACCTGGCGTGATATCGGTTCAAGCTACCTGATGGCGGATATTCAGGCTGCCTATCTTTGGGGACAGTTGGAAGCGGCGCGGCCGATCAACGAGCGTCGTCTGAAACTGTGGCAGAACTACTACGCGGCATTCAAATCGCTGGCCGATGCCGGGCGTATTACCCTGCCGACCGTGCCTGCCAATGGGATTCACAACGCGCACATGTTTTATATCAAACTGCGCGATCAGGATGACCGCAGTGCGTTTATCAATTACATGAAAGAAGCCGAAATTATGACGGTCTTTCATTATATCCCGCTGCACAGTTGCCCAGCCGGTCTGAACTTCGGTCGTTTCTCCGGTGAAGATCGCTACACCACGCAGGAAAGCGAACGGTTGGTACGTTTACCGCTGTTCTACAACCTGTCAGACGTCAATCAGCGGACGGTGATTAATACCATTCTGAGCTTCTTCTCCTGA
- the wecD gene encoding dTDP-4-amino-4,6-dideoxy-D-galactose acyltransferase, whose protein sequence is MIHPISIGKGEIRATVEPLGWESEFFQIDSGKLNFSPSAPALKLDALNAFTLTQAKIAADNLVLADALADLGFRLVEGEVDLSLPLQRATIVTPLPRWREATPDDIPALRDAASRVFALSRFRSPWYQPEDSGRFYAQWIENAVRGTFDHCCLLVEDAAGNPQGWVTLRRVNDSDARIGLLGVWPGVTVRGIGSQLMALAETWCRQQELICLRVATQVSNVAALRLYLRRGAMIESTAYWLYR, encoded by the coding sequence ATGATCCATCCGATATCAATTGGAAAGGGAGAGATTCGCGCCACGGTTGAACCGCTGGGCTGGGAGAGCGAATTCTTCCAGATTGACAGCGGTAAGCTGAATTTTTCGCCATCTGCGCCTGCGTTGAAGCTCGATGCGCTGAACGCATTTACGCTGACGCAGGCTAAAATCGCAGCGGACAATCTGGTGCTGGCAGATGCGCTTGCCGATCTAGGTTTTCGATTGGTGGAAGGCGAGGTCGATCTCAGTCTGCCGCTGCAACGGGCTACGATTGTTACGCCGCTACCGCGCTGGCGTGAAGCCACACCCGACGATATCCCTGCACTGAGGGACGCTGCGTCACGTGTTTTTGCGCTGAGCCGTTTCCGTTCTCCGTGGTATCAACCGGAGGATAGCGGGCGTTTCTATGCGCAGTGGATTGAGAATGCCGTGCGCGGTACGTTCGACCACTGCTGTTTGCTGGTGGAAGACGCCGCTGGCAACCCACAAGGCTGGGTCACGTTACGCAGAGTGAATGACTCGGATGCCCGCATCGGGCTACTGGGCGTTTGGCCGGGTGTTACCGTACGGGGCATTGGTTCACAGCTGATGGCGCTGGCGGAAACGTGGTGCCGACAACAAGAGTTGATATGTCTTCGGGTCGCGACACAGGTTAGCAACGTGGCGGCGCTTCGTCTTTATCTTCGCCGTGGTGCCATGATTGAGAGCACGGCGTATTGGTTATACAGGTGA
- the rho gene encoding transcription termination factor Rho, with the protein MNLTELKNTPVSELITLGENMGLENQARMRKQDIIFAILKQHAKSGEDIFGDGVLEILQDGFGFLRSADSSYLAGPDDIYVSPSQIRRFNLRTGDTISGKIRPPKEGERYFALLKVNEVNYDKPENARNKILFENLTPLHANSRLRMERGNGSTEDLTARVLDLASPIGRGQRGLIVAPPKAGKTMLLQNIAQSIAYNHPDCVLMVLLIDERPEEVTEMQRLVKGEVVASTFDEPASRHVQVAEMVIEKAKRLVEHKKDVIILLDSITRLARAYNTVVPASGKVLTGGVDANALHRPKRFFGAARNVEEGGSLTIIATALVDTGSKMDEVIYEEFKGTGNMELHLARKIAEKRVFPAIDYNRSGTRKEELLTTSEELQKMWILRKIIHPMGEIDAMEFLINKLAMTKTNDEFFDMMKRS; encoded by the coding sequence ATGAATCTTACCGAATTAAAGAATACGCCAGTTTCTGAGTTAATTACTCTTGGCGAAAATATGGGACTGGAAAACCAGGCCCGCATGCGCAAACAGGATATTATCTTCGCTATTCTGAAACAGCATGCCAAAAGCGGCGAGGATATTTTCGGCGATGGTGTGCTGGAGATATTGCAGGATGGCTTCGGCTTTCTCCGCTCCGCAGACAGCTCCTACCTCGCAGGCCCCGATGATATCTACGTTTCTCCCAGCCAAATCCGCCGTTTTAACCTTCGCACTGGTGACACCATTTCTGGCAAAATTCGTCCGCCGAAAGAGGGTGAACGCTACTTTGCGCTGCTGAAAGTTAACGAAGTCAACTACGACAAACCTGAAAACGCCCGCAACAAGATCCTGTTCGAAAACTTAACGCCGCTGCACGCAAACTCTCGTCTGCGTATGGAACGTGGTAACGGTTCGACAGAAGATCTGACGGCGCGTGTGCTGGATCTGGCTTCGCCGATCGGCCGTGGCCAACGTGGTCTGATCGTTGCACCGCCAAAAGCGGGTAAAACCATGCTGCTGCAGAACATCGCGCAGAGCATCGCTTACAACCATCCTGACTGCGTGCTGATGGTGCTGCTGATTGACGAACGTCCGGAAGAAGTTACCGAGATGCAACGTCTGGTGAAAGGCGAAGTTGTTGCGTCAACGTTTGACGAACCTGCTTCCCGTCACGTTCAGGTTGCCGAAATGGTGATCGAAAAAGCGAAGCGTCTGGTTGAGCATAAGAAAGACGTTATCATCCTGCTGGACTCCATTACGCGTCTGGCGCGTGCCTACAACACCGTGGTTCCGGCTTCGGGCAAAGTGTTGACGGGTGGTGTGGATGCCAACGCCTTGCATCGTCCGAAGCGTTTCTTCGGTGCGGCGCGTAACGTTGAGGAAGGCGGTAGCCTGACCATCATCGCCACCGCGCTGGTTGATACCGGTTCTAAGATGGACGAAGTGATTTACGAAGAATTTAAAGGTACAGGTAATATGGAACTGCACCTGGCGCGTAAAATCGCAGAAAAACGCGTGTTCCCGGCGATTGATTACAACCGTTCCGGTACGCGTAAAGAAGAACTTCTTACTACCTCTGAAGAATTGCAGAAGATGTGGATTCTACGCAAGATCATCCACCCAATGGGTGAGATCGACGCGATGGAATTCCTCATCAACAAGTTGGCGATGACGAAAACCAACGATGAATTCTTCGATATGATGAAACGTTCATAA
- the wecA gene encoding UDP-N-acetylglucosamine--undecaprenyl-phosphate N-acetylglucosaminephosphotransferase, whose amino-acid sequence MNLLTMSTELLFIFLFSLGFLFFARSIAGKIGLVDRPNYRKRHRGLVPLVGGISVYAGICFTYFITDQYIPNFRLYLMCAGVLVFIGMLDDRFDISVKIRAVVQAFVAVVMMAFAGLTIHNLGYIFGPWQMGLGPFGYLVTLFAVWAAINAFNMVDGIDGLLGGLSSVSFGAMGILLYLSGHTNLALWCFAMIAATLPYILLNLGVFGSRYKVFMGDAGSTMIGFTAIWLLIQTTQGPQHPINPVTALWIIAIPLIDMIAIMYRRLRKGMSPFSPDRQHIHHLMMRAGFSSRQAFVLITLAAALLAAVGVLGEYFFFIPEWFMLALFLLAFLLYGYCLKRAWRVARFIKRIKRRMRHSDEQKQSS is encoded by the coding sequence GTGAACTTACTCACTATGAGTACCGAACTACTATTTATTTTCTTGTTTTCTCTGGGCTTTCTTTTTTTTGCTCGCAGCATTGCGGGTAAAATAGGGCTTGTCGATCGTCCCAACTACCGTAAACGCCATCGGGGCCTTGTGCCTCTGGTTGGCGGTATTTCCGTGTATGCGGGTATCTGTTTTACCTACTTTATTACCGATCAATATATCCCCAACTTCCGTCTTTATCTGATGTGCGCGGGTGTGCTGGTGTTTATAGGCATGCTGGACGATCGTTTTGATATCAGCGTGAAAATTCGTGCCGTTGTGCAGGCGTTTGTCGCCGTAGTGATGATGGCTTTTGCTGGCTTGACGATACACAACCTGGGATACATTTTTGGCCCATGGCAGATGGGGCTGGGGCCGTTTGGCTATCTGGTCACGCTGTTTGCGGTTTGGGCGGCGATCAATGCGTTCAATATGGTCGACGGGATCGATGGATTACTCGGCGGATTGTCCAGCGTCTCATTTGGGGCGATGGGTATTTTGCTGTACCTGAGCGGCCACACGAATCTGGCATTGTGGTGTTTCGCCATGATTGCGGCGACGTTGCCTTATATTCTGCTTAACCTCGGCGTGTTTGGCTCACGCTACAAGGTCTTCATGGGCGATGCGGGTAGCACGATGATTGGCTTCACCGCTATCTGGCTCCTGATTCAAACGACGCAAGGTCCGCAGCATCCGATTAACCCGGTTACGGCACTGTGGATTATCGCTATCCCGCTGATTGATATGATCGCCATTATGTATCGGCGCTTGCGTAAAGGGATGAGCCCGTTCTCGCCTGACCGACAGCATATCCATCATTTAATGATGCGGGCTGGCTTTTCTTCCCGTCAGGCGTTTGTGCTGATTACGCTTGCTGCCGCCTTGTTGGCAGCGGTCGGTGTGTTGGGAGAATATTTCTTTTTCATACCCGAATGGTTCATGTTGGCATTATTCTTGCTTGCATTTCTACTGTATGGCTACTGCCTGAAACGAGCATGGCGGGTCGCCCGTTTTATCAAGCGAATCAAACGCCGTATGCGGCATTCTGATGAGCAAAAGCAGTCATCCTGA
- the wecC gene encoding UDP-N-acetyl-D-mannosamine dehydrogenase — translation MSFTTISVIGLGYIGLPTAAAFASRQKKVIGIDVNKLAVETINRGEIHIVEPDLDALVKVAVENGYLQALTKPVPADAFLIAVPTPFKGDHEPDLAYVQAAAASIAPVLKKGDLVILESTSPVGATEQMAEWLADARADLTFPQQVGETADINIAYCPERVLPGQVVVELIKNDRVIGGMTPVCSARASELYKIFLEGECVVTNSRTAEMCKLTENSFRDVNIAFANELSLICAEQNINVWELIRLANRHPRVNILQPGPGVGGHCIAVDPWFIVAQNPQQARLIHTARLVNDGKPLWVVDRVKAAVADYLAQTDKRASEVTVACFGLAFKPDIDDLRESPAVGITSMIAQWNTGVTLAVEPNVKHLPSVLAGQVKLVDTSSALKEADVLVMLVDHRQFKAINPDDVKQQWVIDTKGVWR, via the coding sequence ATGAGCTTTACTACCATTTCCGTAATCGGTTTAGGCTACATCGGTTTACCCACTGCTGCGGCGTTTGCGTCGCGCCAGAAAAAAGTCATCGGTATCGATGTGAACAAACTGGCGGTCGAAACCATTAATCGCGGCGAAATCCATATCGTCGAGCCCGATCTGGATGCGTTGGTCAAAGTGGCAGTTGAAAATGGTTACCTTCAGGCGCTGACAAAGCCTGTGCCAGCCGATGCTTTCCTGATCGCCGTTCCTACCCCCTTCAAAGGCGATCACGAACCGGATCTGGCCTACGTTCAGGCGGCTGCGGCGTCCATCGCGCCCGTGCTGAAGAAAGGCGATCTGGTGATTTTAGAATCGACATCCCCCGTGGGTGCAACCGAGCAAATGGCCGAGTGGCTGGCCGATGCGCGCGCGGATTTGACGTTTCCGCAGCAGGTTGGAGAAACGGCGGATATCAACATTGCCTATTGTCCTGAACGTGTGCTGCCGGGGCAGGTCGTGGTCGAGCTGATTAAAAACGATCGCGTCATTGGCGGCATGACCCCAGTGTGCTCTGCTCGTGCGAGCGAACTGTACAAAATCTTCCTCGAAGGTGAGTGTGTGGTTACTAACTCTCGCACCGCCGAAATGTGCAAGCTGACGGAAAACAGCTTCCGCGACGTCAATATTGCGTTCGCCAATGAGCTCTCGCTGATTTGTGCCGAACAAAACATTAACGTATGGGAACTTATCCGATTGGCAAACCGCCATCCCCGCGTCAATATCCTGCAACCCGGCCCTGGCGTCGGCGGGCACTGTATTGCGGTCGACCCTTGGTTTATCGTGGCGCAGAATCCGCAGCAGGCTCGGTTAATTCATACCGCGAGACTGGTGAACGATGGCAAACCGCTCTGGGTGGTGGATCGCGTAAAAGCGGCCGTGGCGGATTATCTGGCGCAAACGGATAAACGTGCCAGCGAGGTTACGGTGGCCTGCTTTGGGCTGGCGTTCAAGCCTGATATTGACGATCTGCGTGAAAGCCCAGCGGTAGGGATTACGTCCATGATTGCACAGTGGAACACTGGCGTGACGTTAGCCGTCGAACCGAATGTCAAACACCTGCCGTCCGTGTTGGCCGGGCAGGTAAAACTGGTCGATACCAGCAGTGCATTAAAAGAAGCCGATGTGCTGGTGATGCTGGTCGATCACCGTCAGTTTAAAGCGATTAACCCAGATGATGTAAAACAACAGTGGGTTATTGATACCAAAGGAGTATGGCGTTGA
- the rhlB gene encoding ATP-dependent RNA helicase RhlB, with protein sequence MSKTHLTEQKFSDFALHPQVIEALESKGFHNCTPIQALALPLALSGRDVAGQAQTGTGKTLAFLASTFHYLLSHPANAERQTNQPRALIMAPTRELAVQIHSDAEALSHATGLKLGLAYGGDGYDKQLKVLESGVDILIGTTGRLIDYAKQNHINLGAIQVVVLDEADRMYDLGFIKDIRWLFRRMPAAAQRLNMLFSATLSYRVRELAFEQMNNAEYVEVEPEQKTGHRITEELFYPSNEEKMRLLQTLLEEEWPDRCIIFANTKHRCEDVWGHLAADGHRVGLLTGDVAQKKRLRILEEFTQGNLDILVATDVAARGLHIPSVTHVFNYDLPDDCEDYVHRIGRTGRAGQSGFSISLACEEYALNLPAIETYIGHGIPVSKYNSDALMNDLPAPKRLTRPPRSNNGPRRHNAPRRSGAPRNNRKRAE encoded by the coding sequence ATGAGCAAAACACACTTAACTGAACAGAAGTTTTCCGACTTCGCCCTGCACCCGCAGGTTATTGAAGCTCTTGAAAGTAAAGGGTTTCATAACTGTACGCCTATTCAGGCGTTAGCTCTGCCATTGGCTCTGTCAGGGCGTGATGTTGCGGGTCAGGCGCAAACCGGTACCGGCAAGACGCTGGCTTTTCTTGCGTCTACTTTCCATTATCTGCTTTCACACCCTGCAAATGCAGAGCGTCAGACCAACCAGCCACGTGCTTTAATTATGGCACCAACCCGTGAACTGGCTGTCCAGATTCACTCTGATGCAGAAGCGCTGTCTCATGCAACTGGGCTAAAATTAGGTTTAGCCTACGGTGGCGACGGCTACGACAAACAGCTTAAAGTGCTGGAAAGCGGCGTTGATATTCTGATCGGCACCACCGGTCGCCTGATCGACTACGCCAAACAGAACCATATTAATCTCGGTGCGATTCAGGTTGTCGTGCTGGACGAAGCCGATCGCATGTACGATCTTGGCTTCATCAAAGACATTCGCTGGCTATTCCGCCGCATGCCCGCAGCGGCACAGCGCCTGAACATGCTCTTTTCCGCTACGCTCTCCTACCGAGTGCGTGAACTCGCGTTTGAACAGATGAATAACGCCGAGTATGTGGAAGTCGAACCGGAACAGAAAACCGGCCACCGTATTACAGAAGAACTGTTTTACCCGTCCAACGAAGAAAAAATGCGCCTGCTCCAAACGCTGCTGGAAGAAGAGTGGCCGGACCGCTGCATTATTTTCGCGAATACCAAGCATCGCTGCGAAGACGTCTGGGGCCATCTGGCTGCCGACGGCCATCGCGTTGGGCTGCTGACGGGCGACGTCGCGCAGAAAAAACGTCTGCGTATTCTGGAAGAATTTACTCAGGGTAATCTGGATATTCTGGTGGCAACGGACGTTGCAGCACGCGGTTTGCATATTCCTTCTGTGACCCACGTTTTCAACTACGATCTGCCGGATGACTGCGAAGACTACGTTCACCGTATTGGTCGTACGGGCCGTGCGGGACAAAGCGGATTCTCTATCAGCCTGGCCTGTGAAGAGTACGCGCTGAATCTCCCGGCTATCGAAACCTATATCGGTCACGGTATCCCAGTCAGCAAATACAACAGTGACGCGCTGATGAATGATTTACCTGCGCCGAAGCGTTTAACGCGTCCACCGCGTTCCAATAATGGCCCGCGCCGACACAATGCGCCGCGCCGCAGCGGAGCGCCCCGTAATAACCGTAAACGAGCGGAATAA
- the trxA gene encoding thioredoxin TrxA: MSDKIIHLTDDSFGTKVLQAEGAILVDFWAEWCGPCKMIAPILDEIAEEFEGKLTVTKLNIDENPATAPKYGIRGIPTLLLFKNGEVAATKVGALSKGQLKEFLTANL; the protein is encoded by the coding sequence ATGAGCGATAAAATAATTCACCTGACTGATGACAGCTTCGGCACGAAAGTATTGCAAGCTGAGGGCGCTATCTTGGTTGATTTCTGGGCTGAGTGGTGTGGTCCTTGCAAAATGATCGCTCCTATTCTGGATGAAATTGCCGAAGAGTTTGAAGGTAAACTGACGGTTACCAAGCTGAACATTGATGAAAATCCGGCTACTGCGCCGAAATATGGTATTCGTGGTATCCCTACTCTGCTGCTGTTTAAAAACGGCGAAGTCGCTGCGACGAAAGTCGGCGCGCTGTCCAAAGGGCAACTGAAAGAGTTCCTGACGGCAAATCTGTAA
- the wecB gene encoding non-hydrolyzing UDP-N-acetylglucosamine 2-epimerase → MKVLTVFGTRPEAIKMAPLVHALAQDGAFESRICVTAQHREMLDQVLRLFDITPDYDLDIMRPGQGLSEISCRILSGLEPVMAEFKPDLVLVHGDTTTTLATSLAAFYQRIPVGHVEAGLRTGNLYSPWPEEANRKLTGHLAMYHFAPTENSRQNLLREHLSDRHIFVTGNTVIDALFWVRDRILGDAALRRSLDEKYAFLDDNKKLILVTGHRRESFGGGFERICSALADIARRHPEVQIVYPVHLNPNVSEPVNRILSGIDNVMLIAPQDYLPFVYLMNRSYMILTDSGGIQEEAPSLGKPVLVMRDTTERPEAVEAGTVKLVGTEVTSIVDAVSMLLTDEEAYQAMSRAHNPYGDGQACQRIVDALKNR, encoded by the coding sequence GTGAAAGTATTGACAGTTTTCGGCACCCGGCCAGAAGCCATAAAAATGGCGCCGCTGGTTCATGCCTTGGCTCAGGATGGAGCCTTTGAATCGAGAATTTGCGTAACAGCCCAGCACCGGGAGATGCTGGATCAGGTGCTGCGTTTGTTCGACATTACGCCGGATTACGATCTGGATATTATGCGACCGGGACAGGGACTTAGTGAGATATCCTGCCGGATTTTATCGGGACTTGAACCCGTTATGGCGGAGTTCAAACCCGACCTGGTGTTGGTGCACGGCGATACCACCACGACGTTGGCAACCAGTCTGGCGGCTTTTTATCAGCGTATCCCCGTCGGCCATGTAGAAGCGGGATTGCGTACTGGCAATCTGTACTCGCCCTGGCCGGAAGAGGCTAACCGTAAACTGACCGGACATTTGGCGATGTATCATTTCGCCCCAACGGAAAATTCCCGCCAAAATTTACTGCGTGAGCATCTGTCTGACCGGCATATTTTTGTGACGGGTAATACGGTGATTGATGCGCTGTTCTGGGTGCGCGATCGTATTCTCGGGGATGCCGCGCTACGCCGCAGCCTCGACGAGAAATATGCCTTTTTAGACGATAACAAGAAGCTGATTCTGGTTACCGGACACCGCCGCGAAAGTTTTGGCGGCGGCTTCGAGCGCATTTGCAGCGCGCTGGCCGACATCGCCCGTCGACACCCCGAAGTACAAATTGTGTATCCGGTCCATCTGAACCCTAACGTCAGTGAACCGGTGAATCGCATCCTGAGCGGCATTGATAATGTGATGCTGATTGCGCCGCAGGACTATCTGCCTTTCGTGTATCTGATGAATCGGTCTTACATGATTTTGACCGACTCTGGCGGCATTCAGGAAGAAGCGCCGTCGTTAGGCAAGCCTGTATTGGTGATGCGTGATACGACAGAACGGCCGGAGGCGGTTGAAGCCGGTACGGTCAAGCTGGTAGGGACAGAAGTAACCAGCATTGTCGATGCGGTATCTATGCTGTTGACGGATGAAGAGGCGTATCAGGCAATGAGCCGTGCCCACAATCCTTATGGTGATGGTCAAGCCTGTCAACGCATCGTTGATGCTTTAAAAAATCGCTAG